One Setaria viridis chromosome 5, Setaria_viridis_v4.0, whole genome shotgun sequence genomic region harbors:
- the LOC117854706 gene encoding cytokinin dehydrogenase 4, translated as MKPSLEHCFKLLLLLALGGVTMHVPDADVLSSLGALRLYGHFSFHDATAMARDFGNRCSLLPATVLHPGSVSDIAATVRHVFSLGERSPLTIAARGHGHSLMGQSQAAGGIVVRMESLRGDRLQVHDGSMSPFVDAPGGELWINVLHETLKYGLAPKSWTDYLHLTVGGTLSNAGVSGQAFRHGPQVSNVNQLEIVTGRGDVVTCSPEENSDLFYAALGGLGQFGIITRARIALEPAPKMVRWIRVLYSDFASFTEDQEMLIMAKNTFDYIEGFVIINRTGILNNWRTSFKPQDPVQASRFQSDGRVLYCLELTKNFNSNDAGTMEQEVTALLSKLRYIRSTLFHTDVTYLEFLDRVHTSEVKLRAQGLWEVPHPWLNLLIPRSSIHRFAKEVFGKILKDSNNGPILLYPVNKSKWDNRTSVVIPDEEIFYLVGFLSSAPSLSGHGSVAHAMNLNNQIVEFCEEADIGMKQYLAPYTTQQQWKAHFGARWETFERRKHTYDPLAILAPGQRIFPKASLPLSL; from the exons ATGAAGCCATCACTGGAGCACTGCTTcaagctgctgctcctgctggcGCTCGGCGGGGTGACCATGCACGTGCCCGACGCCGATGTCCTCTCCTCCCTCGGGGCGCTGCGCCTCTACGGCCATTTCAGCTTCCACGACGCCACCGCCATGGCGCGGGACTTTGGCAACCGGTGCAGCCTGCTGCCGGCCACCGTGCTCCACCCCGGCTCGGTGTCCGATATCGCCGCGACCGTGAGGCACGTCTTCTCCCTGGGCGAGCGCTCGCCCCTGACCATCGCGGCGCGCGGGCACGGGCACTCGCTCATGGGCCAGTCCCAGGCTGCCGGGGGGATCGTGGTCAGGATGGAGTCGCTCCGGGGTGACAGGCTCCAGGTCCACGACGGCAGCATGTCACCCTTTGTCGATGCCCCAGGAGGAGAGCTCTGGATCAACGTGCTTCACGAGACCCTCAAGTACGGCCTGGCGCCCAAGTCTTGGACCGACTATCTCCATCTCACGGTCGGTGGCACGTTGTCTAACGCGGGGGTCAGCGGGCAGGCGTTCCGCCACGGACCGCAGGTCAGCAATGTCAATCAACTGGAGATTGTGACAG GAAGAGGAGATGTTGTTACCTGCTCGCCCGAGGAGAACTCTGATCTCTTCTACGCTGCTCTTGGCGGTCTCGGTCAGTTCGGGATCATCACCAGAGCAAGGATTGCTCTTGAGCCTGCTCCCAAGATG GTGAGGTGGATCAGAGTTCTTTACTCGGATTTTGCAAGCTTCACCGAGGACCAGGAGATGCTGATCATGGCAAAGAACACCTTTGACTACATTGAAGGTTTTGTCATCATAAACAGGACAGGCATCCTCAACAACTGGAGGACGTCCTTCAAGCCACAGGACCCAGTCCAAGCAAGCCGTTTTCAGTCGGATGGAAGGGTTCTATACTGCCTTGAGCTAACTAAGAACTTCAACAGTAACGATGCTGGTACCATGGAACAG GAAGTTACTGCACTACTATCTAAACTTCGATACATCCGGTCTACTCTATTCCACACCGATGTCACGTACCTGGAGTTCTTGGACAGGGTGCACACCTCTGAGGTGAAGCTGAGGGCACAAGGCCTCTGGGAAGTTCCACACCCTTGGTTGAATCTTCTAATCCCAAGGAGCTCAATCCACAGATTTGCTAAGGAAGTCTTTGGCAAGATCCTGAAAGATAGCAACAATGGTCCCATACTGCTTTACCCAGTGAACAAATCAAA GTGGGACAACAGAACGTCAGTAGTCATACCAGATGAGGAAATTTTCTACTTGGTGGGGTTCCTTTCTTCAGCACCGTCTCTCTCAGGTCATGGCAGCGTAGCACATGCAATGAACCTGAACAACCAAATAGTAGAGTTCTGTGAAGAGGCCGATATTGGGATGAAACAGTATCTGGCACCCTACACCACACAGCAGCAGTGGAAAGCCCACTTTGGAGCAAGGTGGGAGACATTTGAACGGAGGAAACACACGTATGATCCCCTAGCAATCCTAGCACCAGGACAGAGAATATTCCCAAAGGCGTCATTGCCGTTGTCCTTGTGA
- the LOC117857862 gene encoding hexokinase-3 isoform X2: MGRVGLGVAAGCAAATCAIAAALVARRASARARWRRAVALLREFEEGCATPPARLRQVVDAMVVEMHAGLASDGGSKLKMLLTFVDALPTGNEEGIYYAIDLGGTNFRALRVEVGSGSVVTSRKVELPIPEELTKGTIEELFNFVAIALKDFVEREDGKDEKRALGFTFSFPVRQTSVSSGSLIRWTKGFSIENAVGKDVAQCLNEALAMSGLNVRVTALVNDTVGTLALGHYHDEDTVAAVIIGAGTNACYIERTDAIIKCQGLLTNSGGMVVNMEWGNFWSSHLPRTPYDISLDDETQNRNDQGFEKMISGIYLGEIARLVLHRMALESDVFGDAADNLSTPFTLSTPLLAAIREDDSPDLSEVRRILQEHLKIPDTPLKTRRLVVKVCDIVTRRAARLAAAGIVGILKKLGRDGSGVASSGRTRGQPRRSVVAIEGGLYQGYPVFREYLDEALVEILGEEVARTVALRVTEDGSGVGAALLAAVYSSNRQQGSI; the protein is encoded by the exons ATGGGGCGGGTCGGGctcggggtggcggcgggctgcGCGGCGGCCACGTGCGCGATCGCCGCGGCCCTCGTCGCGCGCAGGGCGTCCGCGCGGGCGCGCTGGCGGCGCGCCGTCGCGCTGCTCAGGGAGTTCGAGGAGGgctgcgccacgccgcccgcgcgcctgcGGCAGGTCGTCGACGCCATGGTCGTCGAGATGCACGCCGGCCTCGCCTCCGACGGCGGGAGCAAGCTCAAGATGCTGCTCACCTTCGTCGACGCGCTCCCCACCGG AAATGAAGAAGGCATATATTATGCCATCGATCTTGGAGGAACAAACTTTAGAGCATTGAGAGTAGAAGTTGGTTCAGGGTCCGTGGTCACCAGTCGGAAAGTTGAACTTCCCATCCCTGAGGAATTGACCAAGGGTACAATTGAG GAGCTATTCAACTTTGTTGCCATAGCATTGAAGGATTTTGTAGAAAGGGAAGATGGAAAAGATGAAAAAAGGGCGCTTGGTTTCACATTTTCTTTCCCAGTTAGGCAAACTTCAGTGTCTTCAGGGTCATTAATTAGGTGGACTAAAGGGTTTTCAATTGAAAATGCG GTTGGGAAAGATGTGGCTCAATGCTTAAATGAAGCTCTTGCTATGAGTGGACTAAATGTGCGAGTCACTGCTCTG GTGAATGACACTGTGGGGACATTAGCTCTAGGCCATTATCATGATGAGGATACAGTGGCTGCTGTGATTATCGGGGCTGGCACCAATGCTTGCTATATTGAGCGCACTGATGCAATTATTAAATGCCAGGGTCTTCTTACAAACTCCGGTGGCATG GTAGTAAACATGGAATGGGGCAATTTCTGGTCATCACATTTGCCAAGAACTCCTTATGACATCTCCCTAGATGATGAGACACAAAATCGCAATGATCAG GGCTTTGAGAAAATGATCTCTGGAATTTATCTTGGGGAAATTGCAAGGCTGGTGCTCCATCGAATGGCTCTAGAATCAGATGTTTTTGGTGATGCTGCTGATAATCTATCTACCCCCTTCACATTGAG CACACCACTTCTGGCTGCAATTCGCGAGGACGATTCACCGGATCTGAGCGAAGTCAGAAGGATACTGCAAGAACATCTGAAG ATACCCGACACTCCTCTGAAAACCCGAAGGCTTGTTGTCAAAGTCTGTGACATCGTCACCCGGAGAGCTGCCCGCCTAGCCGCCGCAGGGATTGTAGGAATACTGAAAAAGCTTGGCCGGGATGGGAGCGGTGTGGCTTCAAGCGGGAGAACGCGAGGGCAGCCTCGGCGGTCAGTGGTGGCGATTGAGGGCGGCCTGTACCAGGGCTACCCAGTGTTCAGGGAGTACCTAGACGAGGCCCTGGTGGAGATCctaggggaggaggtggcgcggaCAGTGGCGCTGAGGGTGACGGAGGATGGGTCGGGGGTGGGCGCTGCCCTTCTCGCTGCAGTATATTCGTCGAATAGACAGCAAGGTTCCATATAG
- the LOC117857862 gene encoding hexokinase-3 isoform X1 — protein sequence MGRVGLGVAAGCAAATCAIAAALVARRASARARWRRAVALLREFEEGCATPPARLRQVVDAMVVEMHAGLASDGGSKLKMLLTFVDALPTGNEEGIYYAIDLGGTNFRALRVEVGSGSVVTSRKVELPIPEELTKGTIEELFNFVAIALKDFVEREDGKDEKRALGFTFSFPVRQTSVSSGSLIRWTKGFSIENAQVGKDVAQCLNEALAMSGLNVRVTALVNDTVGTLALGHYHDEDTVAAVIIGAGTNACYIERTDAIIKCQGLLTNSGGMVVNMEWGNFWSSHLPRTPYDISLDDETQNRNDQGFEKMISGIYLGEIARLVLHRMALESDVFGDAADNLSTPFTLSTPLLAAIREDDSPDLSEVRRILQEHLKIPDTPLKTRRLVVKVCDIVTRRAARLAAAGIVGILKKLGRDGSGVASSGRTRGQPRRSVVAIEGGLYQGYPVFREYLDEALVEILGEEVARTVALRVTEDGSGVGAALLAAVYSSNRQQGSI from the exons ATGGGGCGGGTCGGGctcggggtggcggcgggctgcGCGGCGGCCACGTGCGCGATCGCCGCGGCCCTCGTCGCGCGCAGGGCGTCCGCGCGGGCGCGCTGGCGGCGCGCCGTCGCGCTGCTCAGGGAGTTCGAGGAGGgctgcgccacgccgcccgcgcgcctgcGGCAGGTCGTCGACGCCATGGTCGTCGAGATGCACGCCGGCCTCGCCTCCGACGGCGGGAGCAAGCTCAAGATGCTGCTCACCTTCGTCGACGCGCTCCCCACCGG AAATGAAGAAGGCATATATTATGCCATCGATCTTGGAGGAACAAACTTTAGAGCATTGAGAGTAGAAGTTGGTTCAGGGTCCGTGGTCACCAGTCGGAAAGTTGAACTTCCCATCCCTGAGGAATTGACCAAGGGTACAATTGAG GAGCTATTCAACTTTGTTGCCATAGCATTGAAGGATTTTGTAGAAAGGGAAGATGGAAAAGATGAAAAAAGGGCGCTTGGTTTCACATTTTCTTTCCCAGTTAGGCAAACTTCAGTGTCTTCAGGGTCATTAATTAGGTGGACTAAAGGGTTTTCAATTGAAAATGCG CAGGTTGGGAAAGATGTGGCTCAATGCTTAAATGAAGCTCTTGCTATGAGTGGACTAAATGTGCGAGTCACTGCTCTG GTGAATGACACTGTGGGGACATTAGCTCTAGGCCATTATCATGATGAGGATACAGTGGCTGCTGTGATTATCGGGGCTGGCACCAATGCTTGCTATATTGAGCGCACTGATGCAATTATTAAATGCCAGGGTCTTCTTACAAACTCCGGTGGCATG GTAGTAAACATGGAATGGGGCAATTTCTGGTCATCACATTTGCCAAGAACTCCTTATGACATCTCCCTAGATGATGAGACACAAAATCGCAATGATCAG GGCTTTGAGAAAATGATCTCTGGAATTTATCTTGGGGAAATTGCAAGGCTGGTGCTCCATCGAATGGCTCTAGAATCAGATGTTTTTGGTGATGCTGCTGATAATCTATCTACCCCCTTCACATTGAG CACACCACTTCTGGCTGCAATTCGCGAGGACGATTCACCGGATCTGAGCGAAGTCAGAAGGATACTGCAAGAACATCTGAAG ATACCCGACACTCCTCTGAAAACCCGAAGGCTTGTTGTCAAAGTCTGTGACATCGTCACCCGGAGAGCTGCCCGCCTAGCCGCCGCAGGGATTGTAGGAATACTGAAAAAGCTTGGCCGGGATGGGAGCGGTGTGGCTTCAAGCGGGAGAACGCGAGGGCAGCCTCGGCGGTCAGTGGTGGCGATTGAGGGCGGCCTGTACCAGGGCTACCCAGTGTTCAGGGAGTACCTAGACGAGGCCCTGGTGGAGATCctaggggaggaggtggcgcggaCAGTGGCGCTGAGGGTGACGGAGGATGGGTCGGGGGTGGGCGCTGCCCTTCTCGCTGCAGTATATTCGTCGAATAGACAGCAAGGTTCCATATAG
- the LOC117854817 gene encoding uncharacterized protein produces the protein MARGLVAAALWSPARLGASTSPSYTGQPVRVTARPVGGRGRRRGLMVVRAGGPPSTNQLILAFVLPLSLFVGTLVTAARVADDLDERFLREMEINKAIMEENEASDEEEDDDREYDEEDDEAGEDDEQAPVEEKEPVVVGAAAAATRTRNRPRRQV, from the exons ATGGCGCGGGGCCTCGTCGCTGCTGCTCTCTGGTCGCCAGCGCGCCTCGGCGCGAGCACGTCACCGTCGTATACCGGCCAGCCTGTTCGGGTCACCGCCCGGCCGGTGGGAggtcgcgggcggcggcgtggcctcATGGTCGTGCGGGCCGGCGGGCCGCCGAGCACCAACCAGCTCATCCTGGCCTTCGTGCTGCCGCTCTCCCTCTTCGTCGGCACCCTCGTCACCGCCGCCCGCGTTGCCGACGACCTCGACGAGCGCTTCCTACGGGAG ATGGAGATCAACAAAGCGATAATGGAAGAGAACGAGGCgtctgatgaagaggaagacgacgacagagagtatgatgaagaagatgatgaggcGGGAGAGGATGACGAGCAAGCCCCGGTGGAGGAAAAGGAGCCCGTTGTTGTTGGcgcagcagctgctgcaacaCGCACCAGGAACAGGCCGAGAAGACAAGTATAA